The following proteins are co-located in the Oceaniferula marina genome:
- a CDS encoding multidrug transporter, whose product MTSKPLESDWKSFRKMAPKLRDRYLDQCNSELSCIINDDSSTSTENFWTLEERVRKEARILRECLDGHSRSRMLEFILIMYRHKMLTDSDLREFSEELKARVNGILSIQ is encoded by the coding sequence ATGACTAGCAAACCACTAGAATCAGACTGGAAGTCATTCCGCAAAATGGCTCCTAAATTAAGAGATCGCTATCTTGATCAGTGTAATAGCGAGTTGAGTTGTATCATTAATGACGATTCATCGACATCGACTGAGAATTTTTGGACTCTCGAAGAGCGTGTTCGTAAAGAGGCCCGTATTTTACGTGAATGCCTTGATGGCCATTCAAGATCAAGAATGCTTGAATTCATATTGATCATGTATCGCCACAAGATGCTTACTGATAGTGATCTACGTGAATTTAGTGAAGAGCTTAAAGCACGAGTCAACGGCATCTTAAGTATTCAATAA